The proteins below come from a single Peromyscus leucopus breed LL Stock chromosome 13, UCI_PerLeu_2.1, whole genome shotgun sequence genomic window:
- the Fastkd2 gene encoding FAST kinase domain-containing protein 2, mitochondrial, which produces MNNKAHSLLWNLRQLSTSLPRSRVLRIYPLGFGRPEVVHSQWNPRNGLLTGFDEGLRPSVRYLSQGISKSVDGCTQTKGISHAAVFKCDRVLCPRRFSSDSEHSLVSDGTSDRVLMEVNFPPTSSEDVLTRKARPTPVNHKKLAQECNSLSDVLDTFSKAPTFPGSSYFLAMWTIAKRVSEDKRRFEIQLMFSHPAFSQLCEQMMREAKIMHYDHLLFSLNAIVKLGIPQNTLMVQTLLRTIQERINECDERCLSILSTVLGTLEPCMNVNALQEGFRILVDQQVWKIEHIFTLQRVMKCIGKDTPFSLKKKLEMRAVKELDRFSVLNSQHMFEVLAAMDHRSVVLLNECSKAVIDNIHGCPFKVLISILQSCRDLRYQNEDLFKSIADYVTTTFEIWKLKQVIFLLMLFENLGFQPPELMDKLMEKVVEDPGSLNMKNIVSILHVCSSLNHIHRGQNREFLEAMTSALTVRLHHISSENLLSVVYSFCLMNYFPLALINQLTKKTIISELLTSGDTEKNIHKLHVLNTCLKLDENAHYKAVHIPLPQLPRPPSHPNDTVAEVLSHLWEGEGHFSRNVQLPHNYHIDFEIRMDNNRTQVFPFSGVDAPSAPHMQRVAVLCVPKSVYCLNSSHPRGLLAMKIRHLNAMGFYVILIHNWELRKLRMEDAVAFVKAKIYSDETLPTTDTTV; this is translated from the exons ATGAATAACAAAGCACATTCCTTGTTATGGAACCTCAGACAACTGAGTACCTCGCTTCCAAGAAGCAGAGTCTTGAGGATCTATCCTCTGGGATTTGGCAGACCAGAAGTTGTTCATTCACAGTGGAACCCAAGAAACGGTCTGCTAACTGGTTTTGATGAGGGACTGCGACCGTCTGTTAGATACCTCTCTCAGGGTATTTCGAAATCGGTTGATGGTTGTACTCAAACTAAAGGCATAAGCCATGCAGCTGTCTTTAAATGTGACAGAGTACTTTGTCCTAGAAGATTTTCCTCTGATTCAGAACATTCTCTTGTCTCTGATGGGACATCTGATCGTGTTTTAATGGAAGTAAACTTCCCTCCTACCTCCAGTGAAGATGTGCTCACCAGGAAAGCGAGACCAACCCCTGTGAATCATAAAAAGCTGGCCCAGGAGTGTAACTCTTTGAGCGATGTGCTGGATACATTTTCAAAAGCACCTACGTTCCCTGGCAGTAGCTATTTCTTAGCGATGTGGACAATTGCCAAAAGGGTATCTGAGGACAAGCGGCGCTTTGAAATACAGCTGATGTTCAGCCACCCCGCCTTTAGCCAGCTGTGTGAGCAGATGATGAGAGAAGCCAAGATCATGCACTATGACCACCTTCTGTTCAGTCTTAATGCTATAGTGAAGCTTGGCATCCCTCAGAACACTCTTATGGTACAGACGCTGCTGAGGACAATCCAG GAGCGCATCAATGAGTGTGACGAGAGGTGTCTTTCAATTTTGTCAACTGTTTTAGGGACGTTGGAGCCCTGCATGAATGTGAATGCACTTCAAGAAGGGTTTCG AATCCTAGTTGATCAGCAAGTTTGGAAGATAGAACATATCTTCACATTACAAAGAGTGATGAAGTGTATCGGGAAAGACACACCATTTTCTCTTAAGAAGAAATTGGAG ATGAGAGCCGTGAAGGAGCTGGACAGATTTTCTGTCTTGAATAGCCAGCACATGTTTGAAGTACTAGCTGCCATGGATCACCGCTCTGTTGTCCTTCTGAATGAATGCAGTAAGGCGGTCATAG ATAATATCCACGGGTGTCCTTTTAAAGTCTTGATCAGCATACTGCAGTCCTGTAGAGACCTCCGGTACCAAAATGAAGATCTCTTCAAGAGCATAGCAGATTATGTGACTACAACTTTTGAAATTTGGAAGTTGAAACAA GTTATCTTTCTCCTCATGTTATTTGAAAACCTTGGTTTTCAACCTCCTGAATTAATGGACAAGCTTATGGAGAAAGTAGTGGAGGACCCTGGGTCTCTAAACATGAAGAACATTGTTTCCATCCTTCACGTGTGTTCTTCTCTCAATCacatccacagaggccagaacagagA GTTCCTAGAAGCTATGACGAGTGCTCTGACTGTTCGTCTTCACCACATCTCCTCTGAAAACCTGTTGagtgttgtgtattcattttgcCTGATGAATTATTTCCCCCTGGCCCTCATTAACCAGCTTACCAAAAAGACCATCATCAGTGAACTGCTGACTTCAG gTGACACAGAGAAGAATATTCATAAGCTTCATGTTCTGAATACTTGTCTGAAACTTGATGAAAATGCTCATTACAAAGCTGTGCACATCCCGTTGCCACAGCTGCCGCGGCCACCGTCCCATCCCAATGACACGGTGGCCGAGGTGCTCAGCCACCTTTGGGAGGGCGAAGGACACTTCTCGAGAAACGTGCAGCTGCCCCATAATTATCACATTG attttgaaatcagaatggacaataacaggacccaagtatttccattttctggtgtAGATGCCCCTTCTGCCCCACACATGCAGAG AGTAGCAGTGCTGTGTGTTCCTAAGTCTGTTTATTGTTTGAATTCAAGCCACCCCAGAGGATTGTTGGCTATGAAAATTCGACATTTGAATGCCATGGGTTTCTATGTGATCTtg ATCCATAACTGGGAGCTGAGAAAACTAAGGATGGAGGATGCAGTAGCATTTGTGAAGGCAAAGATCTATTCAGATGAAACTCTTCCCACTACTGACACAACTGTGTAA